One Desulfonatronovibrio hydrogenovorans DSM 9292 DNA segment encodes these proteins:
- a CDS encoding universal stress protein, with translation MFKRILQPVDLSESMSEIKIRSSFIDRFGGEEIILIHVTNPGLGEGKAESRLRHLVLELENIGIKAKQVLAAGSVASEIAAAADNEQADLVYMPASRKNILVSTLMGSVTDDVVRLSRVPVFVHKQRPILKKTEDVDRVIYATDFGEAAKRARPFVAMLGEHVPELIILHVGDRASDPYTEQLRRESVAARLEELEEKYKDDFKQIKHYARIGSPAKHIIDVAEDTEADLVVLGRINEPFPSNVLGSTSSRVASRVKSSVLLIP, from the coding sequence ATGTTTAAACGAATTCTTCAGCCCGTGGATCTGAGTGAATCCATGTCCGAAATAAAAATAAGGTCTTCGTTTATCGACAGATTCGGAGGAGAAGAGATCATCCTGATTCACGTGACCAACCCTGGTCTTGGGGAAGGCAAGGCAGAATCCAGACTCAGGCATCTGGTTCTGGAACTTGAGAATATCGGCATCAAGGCCAAACAAGTGCTGGCAGCAGGCAGTGTGGCTTCGGAAATAGCAGCTGCAGCAGACAATGAACAGGCAGATCTGGTCTATATGCCTGCCAGCAGGAAAAATATTCTTGTTTCTACACTCATGGGCAGTGTGACCGATGATGTGGTCCGGCTGTCCAGGGTTCCGGTTTTTGTCCACAAACAGCGCCCCATTTTGAAAAAGACAGAAGACGTGGACCGGGTGATTTATGCCACGGATTTCGGCGAGGCAGCCAAAAGGGCCAGACCCTTTGTGGCCATGCTTGGGGAGCACGTTCCAGAACTGATTATCCTGCATGTGGGCGACCGGGCATCTGACCCGTATACTGAGCAGCTCAGACGGGAAAGTGTTGCAGCCAGACTGGAAGAGCTGGAAGAGAAATACAAAGATGATTTCAAGCAGATAAAGCATTATGCCAGGATTGGTTCTCCGGCCAAGCATATTATTGACGTGGCTGAAGATACCGAGGCCGATCTGGTGGTCCTTGGCCGGATTAATGAACCTTTTCCGTCCAATGTCCTG